One Setaria viridis chromosome 3, Setaria_viridis_v4.0, whole genome shotgun sequence DNA window includes the following coding sequences:
- the LOC140222139 gene encoding uncharacterized protein, translating to MGSDANTQSAEAAAEKEPTSSSALLVLVSLIVRVAAIAVVSCSLARSAWLGHGDPWDLAFIAGVGAVLAALFWCLRQAERLTPGSPAVERWRLQAAVWFLSTVLSCAFAYRVSLVMPPALVVLIWCMTSLGEEKE from the exons ATGGGCTCTGATGCCAACACGCAGTCGGCGGAGGCAGCAGCCGAGAAGGAGCCGACCAGCAGCAGCGCGCTGCTCGTCCTCGTGTCCTTGATCGTCCgcgtcgccgccatcgccgtcgtGTCCTGCAGCTTGGCCCGGTCGGCGTGGCTGGGGCACGGCGACCCGTGGGACCTGGCCTTCATCGCCGGCGTgggcgccgtcctcgccgcgctcttCTGGTGCCTCCGGCAGGCCGAGCGGCTCACGCCGGGCTCCCCCGCCGTGGAGAGGTGGCGGCTGCAGGCCGCCGTGTGGTTTCTCTCCACCGTCCTCAGCTGCGCGTTCGCATACCGGGTGTCGCTGGTCATGCCGCCGGCGCTGGTGGTCCTCATCTGGTGCATGACGTCCTTG GGTGAAGAGAAGGAATAA